From Methanoculleus oceani, a single genomic window includes:
- a CDS encoding ABC transporter ATP-binding protein yields the protein MLDISDLHVEVDGTEKLHDINLHIGQGETHILMGPNGSGKSTLLKAIMGFGGYTITSGSIVFKGQDITGMPIHERAHLGIGMMFQHPPAISGLKLGKLLAATSHMGEDAIEALAQTVNMEDFLARDTNVGFSGGEIKRSEVLQLKVQQPDFLMLDEPESGVDLENMNLMGKEIAGLLEKDVHIVNRRRSGLIITHTGYILDYLEADQGHVLIDGQIRCHGNPREILRVVKEKGYGECVRCKQM from the coding sequence ATGCTGGATATCAGTGATTTACACGTGGAAGTGGATGGCACCGAGAAGCTCCACGATATCAACCTCCATATCGGGCAGGGGGAGACCCATATCCTGATGGGGCCGAACGGCTCGGGAAAGAGCACGCTGCTCAAAGCCATCATGGGGTTCGGCGGCTATACTATCACGTCCGGGTCTATCGTTTTTAAAGGACAGGACATCACCGGGATGCCGATCCACGAACGGGCCCATCTCGGGATAGGCATGATGTTTCAGCACCCGCCCGCGATATCCGGGCTGAAACTCGGGAAACTGCTCGCCGCCACATCCCACATGGGGGAAGACGCGATAGAGGCGCTCGCACAGACGGTCAACATGGAGGACTTTCTTGCCCGGGATACCAACGTCGGGTTCTCCGGCGGTGAGATAAAGCGCAGCGAAGTCCTGCAACTGAAGGTGCAGCAGCCCGATTTCCTCATGCTGGACGAACCGGAGAGCGGCGTCGACCTCGAGAACATGAACCTGATGGGCAAGGAGATCGCAGGCCTGCTCGAGAAGGATGTCCATATCGTCAACCGCCGTCGGAGCGGCCTGATCATCACCCACACCGGCTACATCCTCGATTACCTCGAGGCCGACCAGGGGCACGTGCTGATCGACGGCCAGATCCGGTGTCACGGAAACCCCCGCGAGATCCTGCGCGTGGTCAAAGAGAAAGGATACGGAGAGTGTGTGCGTTGCAAACAGATGTGA
- a CDS encoding SufB/SufD family protein yields MTDIEQLSEKDRERLALTGLEVGMQNRCGSFFQIDQDVIQTTCGAEGIEMIPIKAALEKYDWIKDYYWNAVSRDKDKYTQYLAKQENPQGLVVIAHEGAKVEMPLQACLFLREEPVQHVHNIFIAREGSEINIISGCASSWQKEHGAHIGVTEIYVGKGAKVTSTMIHNWNPGISVFPRSATIVEEDGTFLSNYVCMQPVNRIDMYPTARLVGKNAVARFSSIVVATPGSTLDLGSRAILGAEHTSAELVTRAITTGGTIISRGHILGEKDNTRGHIECKGLILKDGIIHAIPEIEGTLTGTELSHEAAVGKIARHEIEYLMARGLSEEEATATIIRGFLDVKISGLPAVLQAQIDAAIDKAESGF; encoded by the coding sequence GTGACCGATATCGAGCAACTCTCAGAGAAGGACCGGGAACGCCTCGCTCTGACCGGCCTTGAAGTAGGGATGCAGAATCGGTGCGGGAGTTTCTTCCAGATCGACCAGGACGTGATCCAGACCACCTGCGGGGCCGAAGGGATCGAGATGATCCCCATCAAGGCCGCCCTCGAGAAGTACGACTGGATCAAGGACTACTACTGGAACGCCGTATCGCGCGATAAGGATAAATACACGCAGTACCTGGCGAAGCAGGAGAACCCGCAGGGCCTCGTCGTCATCGCTCACGAGGGTGCAAAGGTCGAGATGCCCCTCCAGGCCTGCCTCTTCCTCCGCGAAGAGCCTGTGCAGCACGTCCACAACATCTTCATCGCGAGGGAAGGCTCGGAGATCAACATCATCTCCGGCTGCGCGAGTTCCTGGCAGAAGGAGCACGGAGCGCACATCGGGGTGACCGAGATTTACGTCGGCAAAGGGGCCAAGGTCACGTCCACGATGATCCACAACTGGAACCCGGGGATCAGCGTCTTCCCGCGGAGCGCCACCATCGTCGAGGAGGACGGGACGTTCCTCTCGAACTACGTCTGCATGCAGCCGGTCAACCGGATCGACATGTACCCGACGGCACGCCTGGTCGGGAAGAACGCCGTGGCCCGGTTCTCGAGCATCGTCGTCGCGACGCCGGGCTCGACCCTCGACCTCGGCTCCCGCGCCATCCTCGGCGCCGAGCACACGAGCGCCGAGCTCGTCACCCGGGCGATCACCACCGGCGGCACCATCATCTCCCGGGGCCACATCCTCGGCGAGAAGGACAACACCCGGGGCCACATCGAATGCAAGGGCCTGATCTTAAAAGACGGCATCATCCACGCCATCCCCGAGATAGAAGGGACGCTGACCGGTACCGAACTCTCCCACGAGGCTGCTGTCGGCAAGATTGCCCGCCACGAGATCGAGTACCTCATGGCACGAGGACTCTCCGAGGAGGAGGCCACCGCAACCATTATACGCGGGTTCCTGGATGTGAAGATCAGCGGTCTGCCTGCAGTTCTGCAGGCGCAGATCGATGCCGCAATCGATAAAGCTGAATCAGGGTTCTGA
- a CDS encoding archaemetzincin family Zn-dependent metalloprotease, with amino-acid sequence MSIILVPIGKVDPAEILMLKNPLKAALSRDVATGREIPLPAAARNTARNQYDAEMVLEFLSLSTETADYDRVLGVTDADLYFPGMNFVFGIAGRRCALISLHRLRQPFYSLPEDLGIFQRRAVVEAVHELGHTFGLAHCDDPRCVMRFSNTIAETDRKGPAFCTFCRPRVFAGGRTAVTGR; translated from the coding sequence ATGAGTATCATCCTCGTTCCTATCGGGAAGGTCGATCCGGCAGAGATACTGATGCTCAAGAACCCTCTGAAGGCAGCGCTCTCCCGTGATGTGGCGACAGGCAGGGAGATCCCGCTCCCCGCGGCTGCACGGAACACCGCCCGCAACCAGTACGATGCGGAGATGGTGCTCGAGTTCCTCTCGCTCTCCACGGAGACCGCCGACTACGATCGGGTACTGGGGGTCACCGACGCCGATCTCTACTTCCCGGGCATGAACTTCGTCTTCGGGATAGCGGGCCGGAGATGCGCCCTGATCTCCCTCCATCGCTTGAGGCAGCCGTTCTACAGCCTCCCTGAAGACCTGGGCATCTTCCAGCGCCGGGCCGTCGTGGAAGCGGTGCATGAACTGGGACACACCTTCGGGCTCGCCCACTGTGATGATCCCCGGTGTGTCATGCGGTTCTCGAACACAATCGCCGAGACCGATCGGAAGGGGCCGGCGTTCTGCACGTTCTGCCGTCCGCGGGTCTTTGCGGGAGGCCGGACGGCGGTGACCGGCAGGTAG
- a CDS encoding ribonuclease H-like domain-containing protein, with the protein MAHPFDQAGRLWRARVDRAGEYDAVGESNEYSPDPWSSFICRSDYDRARRLRDDLVAGYRGRALEDVFCGREVACPSGTCYVLESRSAMDLDDRSPDRAAAAILGDLTLVHGIGEATERRLKGRGYRTVADLARHPRYRREAARLLDSVAKGNTCDLLEWIGRRHRRSDPLLLEASRFHAPEDFVFLDIETLGLFSRPIILIGLARVGDGSITTRQYLLRSVVEEEAALTAVLPDLEADGTALVTFNGRAFDLPYIRERLAYYGIPADLGMPHFDVLHFARRRWRDSFASCRLGALETGVLGVGRESDVPGRMVPEFYDAYQRTGNPGPLVPVVEHNRQDLVSLARLFALLRGDGDGGA; encoded by the coding sequence ATGGCTCACCCGTTCGATCAGGCAGGGAGGCTGTGGCGGGCCCGGGTCGACCGGGCCGGGGAGTACGATGCCGTCGGCGAGAGCAACGAGTATTCTCCGGACCCCTGGTCCTCGTTCATCTGCCGCTCCGACTACGACAGGGCCCGGAGGCTCCGGGACGACCTCGTCGCCGGGTACCGGGGGCGGGCACTCGAGGACGTCTTCTGCGGCCGGGAGGTTGCGTGCCCTTCCGGGACATGTTACGTTCTCGAATCCCGGAGTGCCATGGACCTCGACGACCGGAGTCCGGACCGGGCGGCGGCGGCCATTCTCGGCGACCTCACCCTGGTCCACGGCATCGGCGAGGCGACGGAGCGGAGGCTGAAGGGGCGGGGTTACCGGACGGTCGCCGATCTCGCCCGGCACCCCCGCTACCGCCGCGAGGCCGCACGGCTCCTTGACTCGGTAGCAAAAGGAAACACCTGCGATCTTCTGGAGTGGATCGGGCGGCGGCATCGACGAAGCGACCCGCTCCTCCTCGAGGCCAGCCGGTTCCATGCCCCCGAAGACTTCGTCTTCCTCGACATCGAGACGCTGGGACTCTTCTCCCGGCCGATCATCCTCATCGGCCTCGCCCGGGTCGGGGACGGATCGATCACCACCCGCCAGTACCTGCTCCGGTCGGTCGTTGAGGAGGAGGCGGCGCTCACCGCTGTCCTCCCGGATCTGGAAGCGGATGGTACGGCACTCGTCACCTTCAACGGCCGGGCGTTCGACCTCCCCTACATCAGGGAGCGGCTTGCCTACTACGGCATTCCGGCAGACCTCGGCATGCCGCACTTCGACGTCCTCCATTTTGCACGCCGGCGCTGGAGAGACTCGTTTGCCTCCTGCCGGCTCGGCGCGCTCGAGACGGGGGTCCTCGGCGTCGGCCGGGAGAGCGATGTTCCTGGCAGGATGGTGCCGGAGTTCTACGACGCCTACCAGCGGACCGGGAATCCCGGCCCGCTCGTCCCGGTGGTGGAGCATAACCGGCAGGACCTCGTCTCGCTCGCCCGCCTTTTCGCGCTTCTCCGGGGGGATGGCGACGGCGGTGCGTGA
- a CDS encoding TIGR01458 family HAD-type hydrolase, producing the protein MEIGAVLIDIDGVLYVGDRPVAGADRALRELDRQGIPYRFVSNTTRRSRRSVSARLQGLGYAIPEPWIITAPVAAATHLREGGRTRCFLLTTPDARTDFEEAGIVAVEEGADAVVVADAADGLAYATLNRAFRLLVNGADLVALEKDRYWMGPDGLMLSAGPFVAALEYATGKEAEVIGKPSGAFFRRALREIGINPDKAAMVGDDIVTDIGGARACGMQGILVRTGKYREETVRRSGIVPDLVIDSLADLPDYI; encoded by the coding sequence ATGGAGATAGGAGCAGTTCTGATCGACATCGACGGCGTCCTCTACGTCGGCGACCGGCCGGTCGCTGGAGCGGATCGGGCGCTCCGGGAGCTCGACCGGCAGGGGATACCCTACCGGTTCGTCTCCAACACCACCCGCCGCTCCCGCCGCTCGGTCTCCGCCCGCCTGCAGGGCCTCGGCTACGCCATCCCGGAACCCTGGATAATCACCGCCCCGGTCGCCGCCGCCACACACCTGCGGGAAGGAGGGCGGACCCGGTGCTTCCTCCTCACCACCCCCGACGCCCGGACGGACTTCGAGGAGGCCGGTATCGTGGCTGTCGAGGAGGGGGCCGATGCGGTCGTGGTCGCCGATGCGGCCGACGGACTCGCCTATGCCACGCTGAACCGTGCGTTCCGCCTTCTCGTGAACGGCGCGGACCTCGTCGCGCTCGAGAAGGACCGCTACTGGATGGGGCCGGACGGGCTGATGCTCTCGGCCGGCCCCTTCGTGGCCGCGCTCGAGTACGCCACCGGAAAGGAGGCGGAGGTGATCGGGAAACCCTCGGGGGCGTTCTTCCGCCGTGCGCTCCGGGAGATCGGGATAAACCCGGATAAGGCGGCGATGGTCGGCGACGACATCGTCACCGATATCGGCGGCGCCCGGGCCTGCGGAATGCAGGGCATCCTGGTCAGGACCGGCAAGTACCGGGAGGAGACGGTCCGCCGATCCGGCATCGTGCCGGACCTCGTCATCGACTCGCTCGCGGACCTTCCCGACTATATCTGA
- a CDS encoding DEAD/DEAH box helicase has product MATAVRDFLDLFATDPDFRERVVHIETTSPREARYGDLSRPLPEEVRAYCDGKGIRLYTHQCAAIEHLRAGENVIITTPTASGKTLAFLLPVFERLAGDPAATALFLYPTKALANDQMKVVRELERVSGIRVDAAIYDGDTPGGRRPAIRERSRVVLSNPHELHQVLAWHMKWSRFFRNLRFVVIDEAHRYRGVAGSHMAMLLRRLARIAGHYGARPQFVLSSATLANPAEFAARLTGEEAISIGEDGSPGGEKAFVLYNPSADGGRSVHSVTKDLLLASVESGCRTLCFTVSRKLAELIAIRARGVPGISAYRAGYLPGDRRAIEDALKDGSLRGVVTTNALELGIDIGSLDGVIISGYPGTMISVRQQAGRSGRRSGESFAVLVAFENPLDQYFMRHPQAFFSRPCEHAVVDTGNPYILSGHLLCAAAELPVDPERDGRWFGQDLPEMLAAFERVHLLRKASRGWIYAGQGRAADTVSLDAVSSDTFRVMHGARLLETMDRGQAYREGHPGAVLLHRGETYAVTGMDLDQHTIRVEEADTDTYTQPLTTTDVAVVQELRRRDIGGVQVSFGDVTVTEEVVGYTVRHYGRLVSHHRLDLPPLRLATKALWFTVPDRTAEAVAAGGQDLAGGLHGAEHALIAVMPYHVVCDRRDIGGLSTPLHSATGAPTIFVYDGYEGGIGLAEKAFALLPAIAGMAHELVRDCTCAAGCPACIYSPKCGNQNQPLDREAAVIILEDLAGRFSVMGGQPTNP; this is encoded by the coding sequence ATGGCGACGGCGGTGCGTGACTTCCTCGACCTGTTCGCGACCGACCCCGACTTCCGGGAGCGGGTCGTGCATATCGAGACCACGTCTCCCCGTGAAGCCCGCTACGGTGACCTCTCCCGCCCACTCCCGGAAGAAGTCCGGGCTTACTGCGACGGGAAGGGGATCCGGCTCTATACCCACCAGTGCGCGGCGATCGAGCACCTGCGGGCGGGGGAGAACGTCATCATCACCACCCCGACCGCGAGCGGGAAGACGCTCGCGTTCCTGCTCCCGGTCTTCGAGCGCCTCGCGGGGGACCCCGCCGCGACCGCGCTCTTTCTCTACCCGACAAAAGCACTCGCGAACGACCAGATGAAGGTGGTCCGGGAGCTGGAGAGGGTCTCCGGGATCCGGGTGGACGCCGCCATCTACGACGGCGACACGCCCGGCGGGAGGCGGCCGGCGATCCGGGAGCGCTCACGGGTCGTCCTCTCGAACCCGCACGAGCTCCACCAGGTCCTGGCCTGGCACATGAAGTGGAGCCGGTTTTTCCGGAACCTCCGGTTCGTGGTCATCGACGAAGCGCACCGCTACCGCGGCGTCGCGGGGTCGCATATGGCCATGCTCCTCCGCCGTCTTGCCCGCATCGCCGGACACTACGGTGCCCGCCCGCAGTTCGTCCTCTCCTCCGCCACCCTTGCAAACCCCGCGGAGTTCGCCGCCCGCCTGACCGGCGAGGAGGCGATCTCTATCGGGGAGGACGGGTCTCCCGGGGGTGAGAAAGCGTTCGTCCTTTACAATCCCTCTGCCGACGGCGGACGGTCCGTCCATTCGGTGACAAAAGACCTCCTCCTCGCCTCGGTGGAGAGCGGGTGCCGGACGCTCTGTTTCACCGTCTCCCGGAAACTTGCCGAACTGATCGCGATCCGGGCCCGGGGGGTCCCCGGGATAAGCGCCTACCGGGCCGGCTACCTCCCGGGAGACCGGCGGGCGATCGAGGACGCCCTCAAAGACGGCAGTCTCCGGGGCGTCGTGACGACGAACGCCCTCGAACTCGGGATCGATATCGGGTCGCTCGACGGCGTCATCATCTCCGGGTATCCCGGGACGATGATCTCGGTCCGGCAGCAGGCGGGGAGGTCCGGGCGCCGTTCCGGCGAGTCGTTTGCCGTTCTCGTCGCGTTCGAGAACCCGCTCGACCAGTACTTCATGCGTCACCCTCAGGCGTTCTTCTCCCGGCCCTGCGAGCACGCCGTCGTGGATACGGGGAACCCCTACATCCTCTCGGGCCACCTCCTCTGCGCGGCGGCGGAACTCCCGGTCGATCCGGAGCGCGACGGCCGCTGGTTCGGCCAGGATCTGCCGGAGATGCTTGCGGCGTTCGAGCGGGTCCACCTGCTCCGGAAGGCCTCAAGGGGCTGGATCTACGCCGGACAGGGACGGGCGGCGGATACGGTCAGCCTCGACGCCGTCTCCTCCGATACCTTCCGGGTGATGCACGGGGCGAGGCTGCTCGAGACGATGGATCGGGGGCAGGCCTACCGGGAGGGACACCCGGGCGCCGTCCTCCTCCACCGGGGAGAGACCTACGCGGTGACCGGAATGGACCTCGACCAACATACCATCCGGGTGGAAGAGGCCGATACGGATACCTACACCCAGCCTCTCACCACCACCGACGTGGCGGTCGTGCAGGAACTCCGGCGCCGCGATATCGGCGGCGTACAGGTCTCGTTCGGCGACGTCACGGTCACCGAAGAGGTCGTCGGGTATACGGTACGGCACTACGGCCGCCTCGTGAGCCACCACCGGCTGGACCTCCCGCCGCTCCGCCTCGCGACGAAGGCTCTCTGGTTCACCGTGCCGGATCGGACGGCGGAAGCGGTCGCCGCCGGGGGGCAGGACCTTGCCGGCGGGCTGCACGGCGCGGAGCACGCCCTGATCGCCGTCATGCCCTATCATGTCGTCTGCGACCGCCGCGATATCGGCGGGCTCTCGACCCCTCTCCACTCCGCGACCGGTGCGCCGACGATATTCGTCTACGACGGCTACGAGGGCGGGATCGGGCTTGCGGAGAAAGCCTTCGCCCTTCTCCCTGCGATCGCCGGGATGGCGCACGAACTGGTCCGCGACTGCACGTGCGCCGCTGGGTGCCCGGCATGCATCTACTCCCCGAAGTGCGGGAACCAGAACCAGCCGCTTGACCGGGAGGCGGCCGTTATCATCCTCGAAGACCTTGCCGGACGGTTCTCTGTCATGGGGGGCCAACCCACGAATCCCTGA
- a CDS encoding helix-turn-helix transcriptional regulator yields the protein MKTRIRELRAKTGITQEELAQQVGVRRETIVFLEKGKYNPSLKLAYRVARALGSTIEEVFTFEDEDPA from the coding sequence GTGAAGACCCGGATCCGGGAACTCCGGGCGAAGACGGGGATTACCCAGGAAGAACTGGCACAGCAGGTGGGGGTCCGCCGGGAGACGATCGTCTTTCTCGAGAAGGGGAAGTACAACCCCTCCTTAAAACTCGCTTACAGGGTGGCCCGGGCACTCGGCTCCACCATCGAAGAGGTCTTCACCTTCGAGGACGAGGACCCGGCATGA
- a CDS encoding protein-L-isoaspartate(D-aspartate) O-methyltransferase — translation MTQIDPCMGEREEMVEFQIRARGVGDRRVLAAMRKIPRHLFVPKGFERAAYEDRPLPIGEGQTISQPYIVAVMTEQLELKPHDRVLEIGTGSGYQAALLAELAGTVISVERLPDLAERARKNFARAGVTGVTVVIGDGTQGYPPEAPYDAVIVTAASPDIPKPLIDQLAEGGRLIAPVGPRECQDLVKLVKREGRVDKIPLGGVCFVPLIGQFGWKGEDSP, via the coding sequence ATGACACAGATCGATCCCTGCATGGGGGAACGCGAGGAGATGGTGGAGTTCCAGATCCGGGCCCGGGGGGTCGGGGATCGGAGGGTGCTCGCCGCGATGCGGAAGATCCCCCGCCACCTCTTCGTGCCGAAGGGCTTCGAGCGTGCCGCCTACGAGGACCGGCCGCTCCCCATCGGGGAGGGGCAGACCATCTCCCAGCCCTACATCGTCGCCGTCATGACCGAACAGCTCGAACTTAAACCGCACGACCGGGTCCTCGAGATCGGGACCGGCAGCGGCTACCAGGCGGCACTCCTCGCCGAACTCGCCGGCACGGTCATCTCCGTCGAACGCCTGCCAGATCTTGCCGAACGCGCCAGAAAGAACTTCGCCCGGGCGGGGGTCACCGGTGTTACGGTAGTCATCGGCGACGGCACGCAGGGGTACCCGCCGGAGGCACCCTACGACGCCGTCATCGTCACGGCGGCATCGCCCGATATCCCGAAGCCCCTGATCGACCAGCTCGCCGAAGGCGGGCGATTGATCGCTCCCGTCGGGCCGCGGGAGTGTCAGGACCTCGTCAAACTCGTCAAACGCGAAGGGAGGGTGGATAAGATCCCGCTCGGCGGCGTCTGTTTCGTGCCGCTGATCGGGCAGTTCGGATGGAAGGGAGAAGATTCCCCGTGA
- a CDS encoding cyclase family protein, which translates to MKVYDITRDLSENGVLYPGDVRPRFREIDNGQYRVTEMTLGSHSGTHIDAPSHYLEGGRTVDEIPHGVLVGPARVLDCSDAGGIIGPGSLAGRLDGARTILVKTWFSGRREFEPGYPSLSPEAAEMIVEAGITCLGTDAPSIEAFHGDGSVHRRLLGSGTVILELLDLSAVPGGDYFMVALPMRLKGADGSPVRAILWDKEEES; encoded by the coding sequence GTGAAGGTCTATGACATCACCCGGGACCTCTCCGAGAACGGCGTCCTCTACCCCGGGGACGTCCGGCCCCGGTTTCGCGAGATCGACAACGGGCAGTACCGCGTGACCGAGATGACCCTCGGGAGCCATTCCGGGACGCACATCGACGCCCCGTCGCACTACCTGGAAGGGGGCCGGACGGTCGACGAGATCCCGCACGGGGTGCTGGTGGGGCCCGCACGGGTGCTCGACTGCAGCGACGCGGGAGGGATCATCGGTCCCGGCAGCCTCGCTGGCCGCCTCGACGGCGCGAGGACGATCCTCGTAAAGACCTGGTTCTCGGGACGGCGGGAGTTCGAGCCCGGCTACCCGTCGCTCTCTCCCGAAGCGGCGGAGATGATCGTCGAGGCCGGGATAACCTGCCTCGGGACCGATGCCCCGTCGATCGAGGCATTTCATGGCGACGGTTCGGTCCACCGCCGGCTGCTCGGGAGCGGGACGGTCATCCTCGAACTGCTCGATCTCTCTGCCGTGCCGGGAGGAGACTATTTCATGGTGGCGCTCCCCATGCGGCTCAAAGGTGCGGACGGATCGCCCGTGCGGGCGATCCTCTGGGATAAGGAGGAAGAATCATGA
- a CDS encoding phosphopentomutase/phosphoglucosamine mutase: MLFGSSGIRQEFGPGLVDLALRIGATTAAGASGIVVGRDTRTTSELLEHAVIAGMLSAGATVYTCGIAPTPTVAHATGCVDAGCMITASHNPESYNGVKLLNPDGSSFTRRQQTAIEGALEGSHWENWDRQGHVSPVDAVDAHREAILDRVSLSRPITAVLDCGNGAGSVITPDLLSEAGAAVVGLNCNVAGRFARPSEPLEKNLPYIGEIVRRRGAACAVVNDGDADRMMAFDEKGRYIDGDHLLMLFAKYLDRKHVVTTVDASMAIEEVAEVRRTPVGDSFVSEELLSWGDFGGEASGSWIFPEHSYCPDGVYAAALLCEIASEWSIAEELDRMPRYTLLRESYRIDAPGEIMAAIGADEPTHGIRFEDEDGWYLIRASGTEPKVRITAEGKTPQKAKEMLEAGHNALERAKRILE; encoded by the coding sequence ATGCTTTTCGGCTCTTCCGGAATCCGGCAGGAGTTCGGTCCCGGTCTCGTCGATCTCGCGCTCCGCATCGGAGCAACCACCGCAGCCGGCGCTTCGGGGATCGTCGTTGGCAGGGATACCCGCACGACCAGCGAACTGCTGGAGCACGCCGTCATCGCCGGGATGCTCTCGGCCGGTGCAACCGTCTACACCTGCGGTATCGCGCCCACGCCGACGGTCGCGCACGCGACGGGATGCGTGGACGCAGGGTGCATGATCACCGCCTCGCATAACCCCGAGTCCTACAACGGGGTCAAACTGCTCAACCCCGACGGGTCGTCGTTCACCCGCCGTCAGCAGACGGCAATCGAGGGTGCGCTTGAGGGGTCGCACTGGGAGAACTGGGACAGGCAGGGGCACGTCTCTCCCGTCGACGCGGTGGACGCGCACCGGGAGGCGATCCTCGATCGGGTCAGCCTCTCCCGCCCCATCACGGCCGTGCTGGACTGCGGCAACGGTGCGGGAAGCGTCATCACCCCCGACCTCCTTAGCGAGGCGGGAGCAGCCGTAGTCGGGCTGAACTGCAACGTCGCAGGGAGGTTTGCCCGGCCTTCAGAGCCGCTCGAGAAGAACCTCCCCTACATCGGGGAGATCGTCCGGAGGCGGGGGGCCGCGTGTGCGGTGGTCAACGACGGCGACGCCGACCGGATGATGGCGTTCGACGAGAAGGGCCGCTACATCGACGGAGACCACCTCCTCATGCTCTTCGCGAAGTATCTCGACCGGAAGCACGTGGTCACTACCGTCGACGCCTCCATGGCGATCGAAGAGGTCGCGGAGGTCCGCCGCACGCCGGTCGGCGACAGTTTCGTCTCCGAAGAACTCCTCTCCTGGGGAGATTTCGGCGGGGAGGCATCGGGTAGCTGGATCTTTCCCGAGCACTCCTACTGCCCGGACGGGGTCTACGCCGCGGCCCTGCTCTGCGAGATCGCGTCGGAGTGGTCGATCGCCGAGGAACTCGACCGGATGCCCCGGTATACCCTCCTCCGGGAATCGTATCGAATCGACGCTCCGGGAGAGATCATGGCGGCGATCGGTGCCGACGAGCCGACGCACGGTATCCGGTTCGAGGATGAAGACGGCTGGTACCTGATCCGTGCAAGCGGCACCGAACCGAAGGTCCGGATCACGGCCGAGGGAAAGACGCCCCAAAAGGCGAAAGAGATGCTTGAAGCGGGGCATAACGCCCTTGAGCGAGCGAAACGTATTCTGGAGTGA